Proteins co-encoded in one Brassica rapa cultivar Chiifu-401-42 chromosome A02, CAAS_Brap_v3.01, whole genome shotgun sequence genomic window:
- the LOC103851273 gene encoding calcium-dependent protein kinase 8 has translation MGNCCASPGSDTKTKASRPNTKNNPFYSEAYTTTNSSGTGFKLSVLKDPTGHDISLMYDLGREVGRGEFGITYLCTDIKTGEKYACKSISKKKLRTAVDIEDVRREVEIMKHMPKHPNIVTLKDAFEDDDAVHIVMELCEGGELFDRIVARGHYTERAAAAVMKTILEVVQICHKNGVMHRDLKPENFLFANKKENSPLKAIDFGLSVFFKPGEGFNEIVGSPYYMAPEVLRRHYGPEVDIWSAGVILYILLCGVPPFWAETEQGVAQAIIRSVIDFKRDPWPRVSDTAKDLVRRMLEPDPKKRLSAAEVLEHPWIQNAKKAPNVSLGETVKARLKQFSVMNKLKKRALRVIAEHLSVEEVAGIKEAFEMMDSKKTGKINLEELKHGLHKLGQQQIPDTDLQILMEAADVDGDGTLNYGEFVAVSVHLKKMANDEHLHKAFSFFDKNQSNYIEIEELREALNDEVDTSSEEVIAAIMQDVDTDKDGRISYEEFAAMMKAGTDWRKASRQYSRERFNSLSLKLMRDGSLQLEGET, from the exons ATGGGAAACTGTTGTGCAAGCCCTGGCTCAGACACCAAGACCAAAGCTTCAAGACCAAACACCAAAAACAACCCCTTTTACAGCGAGGCATACACCACAACAAACAGTTCTGGAACCGGGTTCAAGCTCTCCGTTTTAAAAGACCCAACAGGACATGACATATCCCTTATGTACGATCTAGGCCGCGAGGTTGGTCGAGGAGAATTTGGTATCACCTACCTCTGCACTGATATCAAAACTGGGGAGAAGTATGCGTGCAAGTCTATATCCAAGAAGAAGCTTAGGACGGCTGTGGATATAGAGGATGTTAGGAGGGAGGTTGAGATTATGAAGCATATGCCTAAGCATCCTAATATTGTTACGCTCAAGGATGCCTTTGAGGATGATGATGCGGTGCATATAGTGATGGAGCTGTGTGAAGGAGGTGAGCTGTTTGATCGGATTGTTGCTAGAGGTCATTATACTGAACGTGCCGCTGCTGCTGTTATGAAGACTATTCTTGAAGTTGTTCAG ATATGTCATAAGAATGGGGTGATGCATAGGGATCTAAAGCCGGAGAACTTTCTATTTGCTAATAAAAAGGAGAATTCACCACTTAAGGCCATAGATTTTGGTTTATCAGTCTTCTTTAAACCTG GTGAGGGATTCAATGAGATAGTTGGAAGTCCTTATTACATGGCCCCAGAGGTACTTAGGCGACATTATGGACCTGAGGTTGATATCTGGAGTGCTGGTGTTATCCTTTATATCCTTCTCTGTGGTGTCCCACCTTTTTGGGCTG aGACTGAGCAAGGGGTGGCTCAAGCGATCATTCGATCAGTCATAGACTTCAAGAGGGATCCATGGCCAAGAGTCTCTGACACTGCCAAAGACCTTGTGAGAAGGATGCTCGAACCTGACCCCAAAAAACGCCTTTCTGCTGCAGAAGTACTCG AGCATCCTTGGATACAAAATGCAAAGAAGGCTCCAAATGTTTCCCTCGGCGAGACTGTGAAAGCAAGGCTCAAACAGTTTTCTGTTATGAACAAGCTCAAGAAACGAGCTCTACGG GTGATAGCTGAACATTTATCAGTGGAGGAAGTAGCTGGCATTAAGGAAGCTTTTGAGATGATGGACAGTAAAAAGACGGGGAAGATTAACCTCGAGGAGCTTAAACATGGACTTCATAAACTCGGACAGCAGCAGATACCTGATACTGATCTACAGATATTGATGGAAGCT GCTGATGTAGATGGGGATGGGACTTTAAACTATGGCGAGTTTGTGGCCGTCTCTGTGCATCTCAAGAAGATGGCGAACGACGAGCACTTGCATAAGGCGTTTAGCTTTTTTGACAAGAATCAGAGCAATTACATAGAGATTGAGGAGCTGCGGGAGGCTTTAAATGATGAGGTGGATACTAGCAGTGAGGAGGTTATTGCAGCCATCATGCAAGATGTTGACACCGACAAG GATGGAAGAATAAGCTACGAGGAGTTTGCAGCAATGATGAAAGCTGGGACGGACTGGAGGAAAGCGTCGAGGCAGTACTCGAGGGAAAGATTCAACAGTTTGAGCCTAAAGTTAATGAGAGATGGCTCATTGCAATTAGAAGGCGAGACATGA
- the LOC103851274 gene encoding translation initiation factor eIF-2B subunit gamma, translating into MDFQVVILAGGFSSNLQPLVSKEVPKALLPVANRPVLSYVMDLLESSNLKDLIVVVEGEDAALKVGGWISSACVDRLHVEVAAVAENVGTAGALRAIAHHLTAKDILIVSGDIVSDVSPGAVAATHRRHDASVTAMLCAEPVSGPSESGVAGGKDKTKKPACYDIIGLDSSKQFLLHIATAAEIKKDTRIKKSILCAAGKMEIRSDLMDSHIYAFKRSVLQKVLDQKPTFRSLKQDVLPYLVRTQLRSEIFPDEKTVEDNGKNNMQNNEVVLSQILSNASMPSFHQVYESGLNSRKTHKCCVYIADESKYCVRLNSIQAFMDVNRDVIGDANHLSGYSFSSHHNIVHPSAELGSKTTVGPHCMLGEGSQVGDKCSVKRSVIGRHCRIGSNVKVVNSVVMDHATIGDGCSIQGSVICSNAQLQERVALRDCQVEAGYVVYAGGEHKGETFARK; encoded by the exons ATGGATTTTCAGGTTGTGATTCTCGCCGGCGGCTTCTCCAGTAATCTCCAGCCTTTAGTCTCCAAG GAAGTCCCCAAGGCGCTGCTTCCCGTGGCGAATCGTCCGGTGTTATCTTACGTTATGGATCTGCTCGAGAGTAGTAATCTCAAGGATCTGATCGTC GTTGTTGAAGGAGAAGATGCTGCTCTGAAAGTTGGTGGATGGATATCTTCTGCCTGCGTTGATCGTTTACATGTTGAG GTTGCTGCTGTTGCTGAGAATGTCGGGACTGCTGGAGCCCTCAGGGCTATTGCACACCACTTGACTGCCAAAGACATTCTG ATTGTAAGTGGAGACATTGTTTCTGATGTTTCTCCTGGTGCTGTCGCCGCCACTCATAGAAGACATGATGCATCAGTAACTGCAATGCTTTGTGCTGAGCCAGTAAGTGGACCATCGGAATCCGGGGTCGCTGGCGGGAAAGATAAAACCAAAAAACCTGCTTGCTATGATATCATAGGGCTTGATTCCTCGAAACAATTCTTGTTACACATAGCCACAG CGGCTGAGATTAAGAAAGATACCCGAATTAAAAAGAGCATTCTCTGTGCGGCTGGCAAG ATGGAAATTCGATCAGATCTCATGGATTCTCATATATACGCCTTCAAGAG ATCAGTCCTGCAGAAAGTTTTGGATCAAAAACCTACTTTTCGGAGCCTAAAACAGGATGTGCTCCCGTATCTTGTTCGTACGCAGCTG AGGTCAGAGATCTTCCCTGACGAAAAAACTGTAGAAGACAATGGAAAGAATAATATGCAGAACAACGAGGTGGTTTTGTCTCAAATTCTCTCCAACGCATCTATGCCAAGCTTTCATCAAGTTTACGAATCAGGTCTGAATAGCCGAAAGACCCATAAATGCTGTGTTTATATAGCGGATGAAAGTAAGTATTGCGTCCGGTTAAATAGCATCCAAGCCTTCATGGACGTAAACAGAGAT GTTATTGGCGACGCAAACCACCTATCCGGATACTCCTTTTCTTCTCATCACAACATTGTCCACCCATCAGCTGAGCTTGGATCAAAAACCACA GTTGGACCTCATTGTATGCTTGGAGAAGGCTCTCAAGTCGGTGATAAATGCAGTGTCAAAAGATCCGTAATTGGGAGACATTGCCGGATAGGCTCTAATGTGAAG GTGGTTAATTCAGTTGTGATGGACCATGCCACAATAGGAGACGGATGCTCAATACAAGGCTCAGTCATTTGCAGCAATGCGCAGCTTCAAGAGCGTGTTGCTTTGAGAGACTGCCAA GTGGAAGCAGGCTATGTAGTTTACGCCGGGGGTGAGCACAAGGGAGAGACCTTCGCCAGAAAATGA